A part of Crassostrea angulata isolate pt1a10 chromosome 5, ASM2561291v2, whole genome shotgun sequence genomic DNA contains:
- the LOC128184427 gene encoding L-sorbose 1-dehydrogenase-like, whose product MKKSSVCFLSMAVLLVLLRPLRSFECPEYMRRRYDYIIVGSGSAGTVLAARLSENPDHRVLLVEAGESDRERKETPYIDIPALYPLLVNSSVDWGYYSVPQRFSGYAFNNRQFPLPQGKVSGGTFSINRMIYQRGSRHIYDYWASSGATGWSFREILKYFRRSEDISVPELARSTYHEQCGPLRVSRLPPSPLLSLYLKGANSLGYRTINCNEGIDVGVCRIHTNIKFGERWNTLKGFIRPALGRRNLDMVTDAHVSKVLISNRRAQGIEFIHRGISFSVQTDKEVILTAGTYGSPAILIRSGIGPADQLQRLQVPPISLIPVGESLQDHPTVNIRVLLKAPTIKPHAIADQVKNNQYLFQRTGLLAELRGTEALLTLQSDPTSIIAYPDLQITFTSALGDHDPMIDFVGNKNLSFIKSWYSIARGQDGVTMNIKLLHPVSRGSLKLNSVDPRVPPVIDPAYLSNPEDIRVLIKGIRKVQDLIKTPSFQEVQASFGPSFSGCLHLARDSDAYWECYIRHFMEPGHNPVSTNKMGSVNDGSTVVGPDLKVKGIIGLRVADASIIPEITDYTNAATIMVAEKAADIIKSEAKIPLPPVP is encoded by the exons ATGAAGAAATCCAGTGTTTGTTTTTTGTCGATGGCGGTCCTCCTAGTTCTACTCAGGCCGCTGCGTTCATTTGAATGCCCAGAGTACATGCGTCGCCGATACGACTATATCATAG TTGGGTCTGGATCTGCCGGAACCGTCCTTGCCGCGCGGCTGTCGGAGAACCCGGATCACAGGGTGTTGTTAGTGGAGGCTGGGGAGTCGGACAGGGAGAGGAAGGAGACCCCCTACATAGACATCCCCGCCCTCTACCCCCTATTGGTCAACTCCAGCGTGGACTGGGGCTACTACAGCGTTCCCCAGAGGTTCTCCGGATACGCATTCAATAATAGG CAATTTCCTTTGCCTCAAGGGAAGGTTAGCGGGGGTACATTCAGCATCAACAGAATGATCTATCAGCGTGGAAGTCGCCATATTTATGATTATTGGGCCTCATCCGGAGCAACTGGTTGGAGCTTCCGGGAAATTCTAAAGTACTTCCGGCGGTCAGAAGATATCAGCGTTCCAGAATTAGCAAGATCAA CGTACCACGAGCAGTGTGGACCCCTCAGAGTGTCCCGTCTACCCCCTAGCCCGCTCCTCAGCCTCTATCTGAAGGGAGCCAACAGTCTGGGCTACCGGACCATCAACTGCAACGAGGGGATAGACGTCG GTGTGTGCAGGATACATACAAACATTAAATTCGGCGAGCGCTGGAATACACTTAAAGGCTTTATCCGCCCGGCCCTAGGGAGAAGAAACCTTGACATGGTCACTGATGCTCATGTATCTAAA gttttgatttcCAACAGAAGGGCACAAGGTATAGAATTTATACACAGGGGGATTTCCTTTAGTGTACAGACGGATAAGGAAGTGATATTGACGGCTGGTACATACGGGTCCCCAGCCATTCTAATCCGGTCCGGAATCGGTCCAGCTGACCAACTACAAAGGCTGCAG GTGCCCCCGATTTCGTTGATTCCAGTTGGAGAATCATTACAAGACCACCCCACGGTCAACATCAGAGTTCTGTTAAAGGCTCCAACCATCAAACCCCACGCCATTGCCGACCAAGTCAAGAACAACCAGTACTTGTTCCAGCGAACAG GATTGCTAGCAGAACTGCGGGGGACGGAAGCGCTTCTTACTCTACAGTCGGATCCGACCTCGATCATCGCCTACCCTGACCTTCAGATAACCTTCACCAGTGCTCTTGGTGACCATGACCCCATGATTGATTTTGTGGGCAACAAAAATCTATCC tTCATAAAGTCGTGGTATTCTATAGCAAGGGGCCAAGATGGGGTGACCATGAACATAAAATTACTGCACCCGGTCAGTAGAGGAAGCCTGAAGTTGAACAGTGTCGATCCCAGAGTTCCCCCTGTGATTGACCCCGCCTACCTGTCTAATCCGGAAGACATCAGGGTGCTGATCAAAG gAATCAGAAAGGTACAAGATTTGATCAAGACACCTTCCTTCCAAGAGGTCCAGGCCTCATTCGGGCCTTCATTCTCGGGCTGTCTCCATTTAGCGCGAGATTCTGATGCATACTGGGAATGTTACATCCGCCATTTTATGGAACCCGGACACAACCCTGTCTCAACCAATAAAATGGGCTCCGTTAATGACGGCTCTACTGTGGTGGGGCCAGATCTCAa GGTTAAAGGAATCATCGGACTGCGGGTTGCTGATGCGTCCATTATACCCGAGATCACAGACTACACTAATGCCGCCACCATCATGGTCGCGGAGAAAGCGGCGGACATTATAAAGAGCGAAGCCAAAATTCCACTTCCTCCTGTACCGTGA
- the LOC128186070 gene encoding monomeric sarcosine oxidase-like has protein sequence MADGERRTYAYIVVGCGGVGSAALYWLAKRAGKDVLGLEQFKLGHDNGGSQDHSRIIRLAYHDDMYTKLTPDTYKAWEEVEKEAGVQLVYKTGGVNWAKKAEMGHLIDKYAVAMDANNIRYQRLTGSELHAKFPQFETSDEYTAIYEPMAGLVDAAMGNAVHVQLARAHGATVIENCPVQRIEKMSDGWIKVYTPKGMFVCRKLIVSAGAWINHVLGSIGLHIPVYVTQEQVTYFATPHIKEFTKENYPIWIYHSEKYDFYGLPIHGNSGSKIGIDAGGPVVTADSRNFNPDPVREKACIDHLKKTIPRSLGPLMYTKTCLYTMPPDRHFIVDTCGKRVKGYDDVILCCGAGHCYKFASLLGRILSEMAIDGETRYDISKFNIDRPALTEPGWKPQLFMGTGGKVPTKDSKL, from the exons ATGGCGGACGGGGAGCGGCGGACCTACGCCTACATTGTTGTTGGCTGCGGGGGCGTGGGTAGTGCTGCCCTCTATTGGCTGGCAAAGAGAGCAGGGAAAG ATGTGTTGGGATTGGAGCAGTTTAAATTAGGTCATGATAATGGAGGATCGCAGGACCATTCCAGGATCAT ACGCCTGGCCTACCACGATGATATGTATACCAAGCTGACTCCAGACACCTATAAAGC TTGGGAGGAAGTAGAGAAAGAAGCAGGTGTACAGCTGGTGTATAAAACAGGGGGAGTTAACTGGGCCAAAAAGGCTGAGATGGGGCACCTGATCGACAAATACGCCGTGGCAATGGACGCCAACAACATCCG ATATCAGAGGCTGACAGGCTCCGAACTTCACGCCAAATTCCCGCAGTTCGAGACTTCCGACGAGTACACGGCTATCTACGAGCCAATGGCGGGTCTCGTCGACGCTGCGATGGGTAACGCAGTGCACGTTCAACTCGCACGTGCGCACGGCGCCACTGTCATTGAAAACTGTCCTGTTCAGAGAATTGAGAAAATGTCAGATGGATGGATAAAA GTTTATACTCCGAAGGGCATGTTTGTATGCCGGAAGTTGATCGTGTCGGCAGGTGCGTGGATAAATCACGTGCTGGGTTCTATCGGGCTCCATATACCTGTATACGTCACTCAGGAACAAGTCACATACTTCGCCACACCTCACATCAAGGAgtttacaaaagaaaa TTATCCTATTTGGATTTACCATTCTGAGAAGTATGATTTTTATGGACTTCCAATTCATGGCAATTCCGGAAGTAAGATTGGCATTGACGCTGGCGGCCCTGTGGTTACCGCTGATAGCCGGAACTTCAACCCAGATCCGGTCCGTGAAAAAGCATGCATTGACCACCTGAAGAAGACAATTCCACGG tcgCTGGGTCCTTTGATGTATACCAAGACCTGTTTATACACAATGCCACCAGACCGCCATTTTATTGTAGACACTTGCGGAAAAAGGGTCAAAGGTTACGACGACGTCATTTTGTGCTGTGGAGCTGGCCACTGTTATAA GTTTGCCAGCCTTCTGGGCAGGATTCTGAGTGAGATGGCCATTGATGGGGAAACCCGCTATGACATCTCTAAATTTAATATCGACAGACCAGCGTTAACAGAACCTGGTTGGAAACCCCAGCTATTCATGGGAACAGGCGGGAAAGTACCAACCAAAGATTCAAAGCTCTGA